A window of the Nitrospirota bacterium genome harbors these coding sequences:
- the pgsA gene encoding CDP-diacylglycerol--glycerol-3-phosphate 3-phosphatidyltransferase, whose translation MQHGAKILNWPNVVTFCRILSIPAILYLTWLDTTSTCFLGALLFTIASFSDLLDGWLARRLGQVSPMGKLVDPLADKLLIMTCLILLVSVEDRLNPWMAMVIVGRELAVTTLRGVATTQGVVIAASSTGKRKTLFQNIATGLLILDRPYFGLRAHDVGMVFMWIALVYTVWSGFDYFRKYLRSALGETR comes from the coding sequence ATGCAACATGGTGCTAAGATTCTGAATTGGCCGAACGTCGTCACGTTCTGCAGGATCCTGTCCATCCCGGCGATCCTCTATCTGACGTGGCTCGACACCACCTCCACCTGCTTTCTGGGCGCCCTGCTCTTCACCATCGCCTCGTTCTCCGATCTCCTGGATGGATGGCTGGCGCGTCGTCTGGGACAGGTCAGCCCCATGGGGAAGCTCGTCGACCCGCTCGCGGACAAGCTGCTCATCATGACGTGCCTTATCCTTCTGGTGTCCGTGGAGGACCGACTGAATCCCTGGATGGCCATGGTTATCGTGGGACGGGAACTTGCCGTGACGACTCTTCGCGGTGTGGCCACCACCCAAGGCGTGGTTATCGCGGCTTCAAGCACCGGAAAGCGAAAAACACTTTTTCAGAACATTGCTACGGGCCTGCTGATTCTCGATCGGCCCTATTTCGGGCTTCGGGCGCACGACGTGGGTATGGTCTTCATGTGGATTGCGCTCGTCTACACCGTCTGGTCGGGTTTCGACTACTTCCGAAAATATCTGCGCAGCGCGCTGGGGGAAACGCGCTGA
- the glpK gene encoding glycerol kinase GlpK, whose protein sequence is MSKYVLAIDQGTTGTTVLLIGKDLQVYGRGYKEIRQIYPQPGWVEHNPSDIWASVGQAVQKALADAKAKGKDIAAIGITNQRETCLFWDRKDGRTPHNAIVWQCRRTSERCERLKSLGKEPLIQQRTGLVIDPYFSATKIQWLIENVKVVRNKIADGQWLAGTIDSFLLWKLSGGKVHATDPSNASRTSLMNLRTLRWEPELLGLFNIPSHILPDIRPTSDVYGTTKGLSYLPDGIPIGALVGDQQAALFGQMCVNQGEAKCTYGTGAFLLMNTGLQPVISRHRLLSSVAWQRGMDVSYALEGSVFVSGAAVQWLRDGLGFIKKSEEITPLAQSVKDSGGVVFIPAFVGLGAPYWKSSARGALVGLTRGTTRGHIARATLEAMAFQVCDIMKTTEEDSGVRVTSLKVDGGAARNDLLLQFQADLLEVEVIRPKVIETTALGAALLAGLAVNFWKSIGAVKDAWKEERRFRPKMKPEERVVHLKRWRDAIAKI, encoded by the coding sequence ATGTCCAAGTACGTTCTGGCCATTGATCAGGGCACCACCGGTACCACCGTCCTCCTGATCGGCAAAGATCTCCAAGTGTACGGACGGGGTTACAAGGAAATCCGCCAGATCTACCCCCAACCGGGTTGGGTGGAGCACAATCCTTCCGATATCTGGGCCTCGGTTGGACAGGCCGTCCAAAAGGCCTTGGCCGATGCAAAAGCCAAAGGCAAGGACATCGCGGCCATCGGCATCACCAATCAGCGCGAGACATGCCTGTTCTGGGATCGAAAGGACGGTCGAACGCCCCACAATGCCATCGTCTGGCAATGCCGAAGAACCTCCGAACGATGCGAGCGCCTGAAGTCCCTCGGCAAGGAGCCCCTCATTCAACAGCGCACCGGGCTGGTCATCGATCCCTACTTCTCCGCCACCAAGATCCAGTGGCTGATCGAAAACGTGAAGGTCGTTCGAAACAAGATCGCAGACGGCCAGTGGCTCGCGGGAACGATCGACAGCTTCCTCCTCTGGAAGTTGAGCGGAGGCAAGGTGCACGCAACCGACCCGAGCAACGCTTCCCGAACCAGCCTCATGAACCTGCGAACGTTGCGCTGGGAACCCGAACTGCTCGGGCTGTTCAACATTCCCTCGCACATCCTTCCGGACATCCGGCCCACATCCGATGTGTACGGAACAACAAAAGGTCTTTCCTACCTTCCGGACGGTATCCCGATCGGAGCGCTCGTGGGCGATCAGCAGGCTGCGCTCTTCGGCCAGATGTGCGTAAACCAGGGCGAGGCCAAGTGCACTTACGGAACCGGGGCTTTCCTGTTGATGAACACCGGACTTCAACCCGTGATTTCCCGTCACCGGCTTCTCTCCTCCGTGGCGTGGCAACGGGGAATGGACGTCTCCTACGCTCTCGAAGGAAGCGTTTTCGTTTCCGGCGCAGCCGTGCAATGGCTGCGGGACGGCCTGGGCTTCATCAAGAAATCCGAGGAAATCACTCCTCTCGCGCAAAGCGTGAAGGACAGCGGCGGTGTGGTGTTCATCCCTGCCTTCGTTGGACTCGGCGCGCCCTATTGGAAGTCAAGCGCCCGCGGCGCGCTGGTCGGACTGACGCGCGGCACGACGCGCGGCCACATCGCGCGCGCCACTCTGGAGGCCATGGCCTTCCAGGTGTGCGACATCATGAAGACCACGGAGGAAGACTCCGGGGTGCGCGTCACGTCCCTCAAGGTGGACGGCGGCGCCGCCCGAAATGATCTTCTCCTCCAATTTCAGGCCGATCTCCTCGAGGTAGAGGTGATCCGGCCGAAGGTGATCGAAACGACGGCGCTGGGCGCCGCCCTGCTCGCCGGCTTGGCCGTGAACTTTTGGAAGAGCATCGGAGCGGTAAAGGACGCCTGGAAGGAAGAAAGACGCTTCCGGCCGAAGATGAAGCCCGAAGAGCGCGTCGTCCACCTCAAACGTTGGCGCGACGCCATCGCCAAGATATAA
- a CDS encoding UTP--glucose-1-phosphate uridylyltransferase: MQIRKAVIPAAGVGTRLLPVTKAVPKELLPIIDRPSIQYVIQEAVDSGIREIALVVSPGKEALIDYFRPSPHLEKWLRNKGKPDLARELEQISRMVKITKIVQREPLGLGHAVLCAERFIGREPFAVLLPDDIFDSTPPCLKQMIRRWKKVHAPLVVLDRVDPLKTASYGIVRGRLVSNRLIRVEDLVEKPGPKNAPSRLAVIGRYILTPAIFDALRKTRPGWGGEIQLTDGLRFLARTGPFYGHIFSGRRLDMGSRAGVVEAILHFALKRKDLKASVRRLLNTSK; encoded by the coding sequence GTGCAAATCCGCAAAGCTGTCATCCCCGCCGCCGGCGTCGGCACCCGTCTCCTCCCCGTGACCAAGGCCGTCCCGAAAGAACTCCTGCCCATCATCGATCGGCCCTCCATTCAGTATGTGATCCAGGAGGCCGTGGACTCCGGCATCCGCGAAATCGCTCTTGTGGTTTCCCCAGGGAAGGAGGCGCTCATCGACTACTTCCGCCCCTCTCCCCATCTGGAAAAGTGGCTTCGAAACAAGGGCAAGCCGGACCTTGCACGAGAACTGGAGCAGATCTCCCGCATGGTGAAGATCACAAAGATCGTTCAACGTGAACCGCTGGGGTTGGGCCACGCCGTCCTTTGCGCTGAAAGGTTCATTGGACGGGAGCCGTTCGCGGTTCTCCTGCCGGACGACATTTTCGACTCTACCCCCCCATGCCTGAAACAGATGATCCGCCGCTGGAAGAAAGTCCATGCGCCTCTCGTGGTCCTCGATCGGGTGGATCCGTTGAAAACGGCATCCTATGGGATCGTTCGCGGGCGTCTCGTTTCGAATAGGCTCATTCGCGTGGAGGATTTGGTCGAGAAACCCGGACCCAAGAATGCCCCATCGCGGCTGGCCGTCATCGGCCGGTACATCCTTACCCCAGCGATTTTCGACGCCCTACGGAAGACACGCCCCGGCTGGGGTGGCGAGATCCAGCTCACGGACGGGCTCCGATTTCTCGCCCGTACAGGCCCCTTTTACGGCCACATCTTCAGCGGTCGGCGGCTCGACATGGGCAGCCGCGCCGGCGTCGTCGAAGCCATCCTCCACTTCGCCCTCAAACGCAAAGATCTCAAAGCCTCCGTCCGACGCCTCCTGAACACCTCAAAGTAG
- the ettA gene encoding energy-dependent translational throttle protein EttA, translating into MPEASGQVIFSMREVGRVFLKKPVLKDISLGFYYGAKIGVLGLNGSGKSTLLRIMAGVDTEHTGEVALSRGYSVGLLEQEPKLDKSKSVRGAVEEGVADTTKLLRDYEAVSAKLGEDISPEEMEKLLEKQGALQEKIDAAGGWELDSKLDLAMDALRCPPPDVNVAQLSGGERRRVALCRLLLQEPDILLLDEPTNHLDAESVQWLEQHLRQYKGTVVAVTHDRYFLDNVAEWILELDRGEGIPWKGNYSSWLEQKQRRLALQERTEAQRQKTLERELEWIRMAPRARHAKSKARISAYEKLLSEEQEGRQEDLEIYIPAGPRLGNHVIEARQVSKAFADRVLLENLSFKLQPGSVVGIIGANGAGKTTLFKMIVGREKPDSGQFSLGETVKLGYVDQDRDALVAEKTVWEEISGGYDAVELGKRTVNSRAYVARFNFSGQDQQKRVGDLSGGERNRVHMAKMLKSGANVLLLDEPANDLDVNTLRALEDAIANFAGCVLVISHDRWFLDRVSTHILAFEGESSVVFFDGNYTEYMEDLHKRLGPAADRPHRIKYKKLTR; encoded by the coding sequence ATGCCGGAAGCCAGCGGACAGGTCATTTTCTCGATGCGCGAGGTCGGGAGGGTCTTTCTCAAGAAACCCGTCCTCAAAGACATCTCGCTCGGCTTCTATTACGGCGCGAAGATCGGCGTCCTCGGCCTGAACGGCTCGGGCAAGAGCACCCTCCTCCGAATCATGGCCGGGGTGGACACGGAGCACACCGGTGAGGTGGCCCTGTCGAGAGGATACTCCGTCGGCCTCCTCGAACAGGAACCCAAACTGGACAAGTCGAAGTCCGTCCGTGGGGCCGTCGAAGAAGGCGTCGCCGATACCACCAAGTTGCTCCGCGACTACGAAGCCGTCAGCGCAAAGCTCGGAGAAGACATCTCTCCGGAGGAGATGGAAAAGCTTCTTGAAAAGCAAGGCGCCCTTCAGGAGAAAATCGATGCCGCCGGCGGATGGGAGCTCGACAGCAAGCTGGACCTTGCCATGGATGCTCTGCGATGCCCCCCCCCGGACGTGAACGTGGCTCAACTCTCCGGCGGCGAGCGGCGGCGCGTCGCCCTCTGCCGGCTGCTCCTTCAGGAACCCGACATCCTTCTACTGGACGAGCCGACGAACCACCTCGATGCCGAATCGGTCCAGTGGCTGGAGCAACATCTCCGACAATACAAGGGCACGGTCGTCGCCGTCACCCATGACCGGTATTTCCTCGATAACGTCGCCGAATGGATTCTCGAACTGGACCGCGGTGAAGGGATCCCCTGGAAGGGCAACTACTCCTCCTGGCTCGAACAGAAACAACGCCGGCTGGCTCTCCAGGAGAGGACGGAGGCTCAACGCCAAAAGACCCTCGAACGAGAACTGGAATGGATTCGCATGGCACCCAGGGCGCGGCACGCCAAGAGCAAAGCGCGCATCTCAGCTTATGAAAAACTCCTCAGCGAGGAGCAGGAGGGACGGCAGGAAGATCTGGAAATCTACATTCCCGCGGGCCCCCGCCTCGGAAACCACGTCATAGAAGCCCGGCAGGTGTCAAAGGCCTTCGCGGACCGCGTCCTCCTTGAGAACCTGAGCTTCAAACTTCAGCCCGGAAGCGTGGTCGGCATCATCGGCGCCAATGGGGCTGGGAAGACGACACTGTTCAAGATGATCGTGGGCAGGGAGAAACCCGATTCCGGCCAGTTCTCACTCGGCGAAACCGTGAAACTGGGCTACGTGGACCAGGATCGGGACGCGCTGGTGGCCGAGAAAACAGTCTGGGAGGAGATCTCCGGAGGATACGATGCGGTCGAGCTCGGCAAGCGCACCGTCAACTCGCGGGCCTACGTCGCCCGGTTCAATTTCTCGGGACAGGACCAGCAGAAGCGCGTGGGAGACCTCTCCGGCGGCGAGCGCAATCGCGTACACATGGCCAAAATGCTCAAGAGCGGGGCGAATGTGCTGCTCCTCGACGAACCGGCGAACGATCTGGACGTAAACACGCTCCGCGCCCTCGAAGACGCGATCGCCAATTTCGCCGGTTGCGTCCTCGTCATCAGCCACGACCGATGGTTCCTGGACCGAGTGTCCACTCATATTCTGGCCTTCGAAGGCGAAAGCAGCGTCGTCTTCTTCGACGGAAACTACACCGAGTACATGGAAGATCTCCACAAGCGCCTCGGTCCCGCCGCCGACCGCCCTCACCGCATCAAGTACAAGAAGCTCACGCGTTGA
- a CDS encoding DUF3943 domain-containing protein has translation MRHWFPALLSFTLTLEAAPVASAEPADPISVEPLVGEGGRRTGRAVAELSALIGTGTVIHYSKRENNRSKFVYPPTWDGLKGKIRGGWEFDTNTFVVNSLGHVYDGVLYYQIGRSNGFGPLGSLGFSFGGSLLWEYVGEFTDRVSANDMIVTGVAGAVLGEGFHQTSLLVERSGLPQPVKLPLSILFDPIRKLNEWWDAKPRPIDR, from the coding sequence GTGAGACATTGGTTTCCAGCCCTCCTATCGTTCACCCTCACGCTTGAAGCCGCGCCCGTAGCGTCGGCCGAGCCGGCCGATCCCATATCGGTAGAACCCCTCGTGGGGGAGGGAGGGAGGCGCACGGGGCGGGCGGTTGCCGAGCTCTCGGCCCTCATTGGAACAGGTACGGTGATTCACTATTCGAAACGCGAGAACAACCGAAGCAAGTTTGTCTACCCGCCCACTTGGGATGGCCTGAAGGGAAAGATCAGGGGAGGGTGGGAATTCGACACGAATACCTTCGTCGTGAATTCGTTGGGACACGTTTACGACGGGGTCCTGTACTACCAGATCGGCCGATCCAATGGTTTCGGGCCGCTCGGTTCGTTGGGCTTCTCGTTTGGCGGGAGTCTCCTTTGGGAGTACGTGGGAGAGTTCACCGACCGAGTGAGCGCGAATGACATGATCGTGACGGGTGTGGCCGGCGCGGTGCTCGGAGAAGGGTTCCACCAAACCAGTCTACTGGTCGAACGCAGCGGCCTGCCCCAGCCGGTCAAGCTTCCTCTGTCGATCCTGTTTGATCCGATCCGCAAGCTCAACGAATGGTGGGACGCCAAGCCCCGCCCGATAGACCGGTGA